CATATTGCCCACAAGAACATCCCAGAGCTGTGGAAGCTCATCCAGAGAAAGCTTTCTTAAAATCCTGCCAATTGGAGTTCTTCTCGGGTCGTCTTTTGTTGTCCATTTTACCTTTTCCTCATTTGGGTCCTGGACATACATTGTACGGAATTTGTGCATCCTGAAAATGCGCCTGTTATAGCCCACCCTTTCCTGGGTAAAGAATACCGGACCCTCTGATGTCAGTTTTATTAAAGTAGCTATGATTACAAATAAAGGCAGGCAGAGGATTAAACCAATCAGAGAAACAGCAATGTCAAAGCTTCTTTTTATGAATCTGTTTGTCCACTCATCAAGCGGAGAGTATCGGATGTTTATAAGAGGAATTCCTTCAATTTTTTCTATTTCTGCTTTTGATGGTATAAATTTGAAGTAATCTGGAACCAAATATGTTCTTATACCATACTTTTCACAAATGTCAACTATATAATTTATTTCCCTTTCCTGATTAAGAGGAAGAACTATTATTATTTCATCAACATGGTTATTGCTTACAATACATTCCAAGTCTTCAATTTTTCCTATAACTCCATCATTTTTCAGATCACTTTCATTAACTACAAACCCTATAATATGGTAGTTATTCTTTTCAAAAATCTGACTTAATGTTTTTGAAATTTCATTTTGTCCGACAAAAAGTACTTTCTCTTTTGAAATTATTTTTGATTTTGGCGAAAATAGGATTTTTCTTAAAATGAGCCTTTGAAGTACTGACATAAGAAAGTTTAAAACAAGAAAAATGAAAAGAAAAATTCTTGAAAAATCAATAAGTTTCAGAGTGTAGAAAATCATCACTACAATCAGCAGAGCAAATATGTTTGATTGTAATATCCTTGTAATATCTGAAAATAAATCTAAATTACCTCTCTTGCTTTCCTTCTCGAATACTTTTAGGAAAAACAAATACAAAGGTATATGTAAAGCTACAATCAATAAATATGTCTGTAAATCCAATGACGCTGGTTTATTAAATAAACCACTGCTGAACTTTATAAACCATGACAAAGCAAATGAAAATAAAATCACAGCAACATCAATTGTCTTTGCTACCTTTGCATAAACTCTCAACAGATTATGCATATTTCCCATCATCCTTTTCGCTTGTATATTTTCATAGATGCCATTCTATGTTATTATAATAATTATTGATTTATAATTCTGCTTATAAAATCGTTGAATTCACTTCTAAATCTTTCAGCCCCAAACTTTTCAGCATGAATTCTGATATAATTCCGGTCGAATTTATCAACATCTTTTTCAAATTTATAAACAGCTTCTATCAAACTTTCGGCATCCTGTCGCTCAAAAAACACCCCCGTTTTACCATCCTCGATTGTTTCCAGAGCTCCCCCTTTTTTTAAAGCAATCACTGGTCTTCCACACGCCTGCACCTCGACCGGAACTATTCCGAAATCTTCTATGCCCGGAAAAATCAGAGCTTTACATCTTCGATATAAATCTCTTACAATTTCATCCGGTTGATAACCCAAAAATTCAATATTCGGCTTAGCAATTGATTTAAGTTTTTTGTACTCCGGTCCATCTCCTACAATTACCAATCTTTTAGATATCTTATTAAAAGCTTCAACTGCTAAATCAATTTTTTTATACGGGACAAGCCTGGATACAATAAGATAATAATCCTCTATATTTTCGTCATTTGCAGGTGTGAAATATTCTGTATCAACTGGTGGATAAATAACCTTGCAATCTCTTTTATAAAACTTCTTTATTCTGTTTGCCACATAATTTGAGTTCGCAACAAAATAGTCAACTCTGTTTGCTGCAACGGTATCCCATATTCTAAGGTAATGAAAGTTCCTCTCCAAGTATTTTTTTATTATGATGTTATAGTCTTTCAAATACTCATGTGTCAAATCCCAAATATACCTTGGCGGTGTGTGACAGTAACATATATGTATACAGCTTGGCGAAGTTATAACCCCCTTAGCAAAAGCAGACGAAGAGCTTATCACCAAATCAAAATCACTCAAATCGAAACTTTCAAAAGCCCTTGGCATGTATTTGAAAAATAGTTGATGCTTGATTTGAGCCAAAGGATTTTTTTGTAAATTAGAGGTAATTATGGTGTAGTTATTAAAATACTTGCCCAACCTTTTTTGGTTGTAGACAAGTGTAAAAATTGGTGCATCAGGGAAGAGCTTTTTAAGTTCTAATATTACCTTTTCAGAACCTCCCATAGTAGTTAGCCACTCGTGAACTATCGCTACTTTCATTGAAGTCCTCCACTCATTTCATAAATTTTGTATGTATTTTCAGCAATCCTCTCCCAGTTATACACTCTTAAAATCTCCTGTTTTAGCATCTCCAATTTTTTTTGCAATTCATTGGTTTTCTTATCTTTTAAAATGACCAACATTTTTTCTTTAATATCATCAATATTATCTGGATTTATATATAAAGCATAATCTTTGAAATATTCTCGTGTGGCACCGCCAGTTGTAACGATAAGTCTGCAGCCGCAAAAAGCAGCTTCCAGCGAAGCCAAACCCGGTGTTTCAAATAAACCTGGCATTATATGAGCAAAAGCACATTTATAGGCAATCCATAGTTTCTTATCATCATGTTTTAAAGCCGGTATAAAAATTATTCTTCCCCCGCTTTTTAAAGCCTCTTTTTTGCATTGATTATAATACTCTGTGCTGTCGGGATTTGGCGAACCTATTAAAACAAGTTTTACATTGTTTTCCAATTTTATTAATTTATTAAATGCTTTTATAAGATTCAATTGATTCTTTCTCCTATCAAATCGGGCAACATAAAGAAAATAGAGAGCATCAATATTGTATTCTTTTTTGAAAACCTCTTCATCTTCCTGTGTTATTGCATTTAAACAGTTATTTATCTCTTCAACATCTATTCCATTCGGTATTACATGAATTTTTTCTGGAAGAACACCAAAAGCTTTTCTCAAATATTCAGCTTCTGCATAAGAATTTGGTAATACAAAATCAGCAAGCTTTAGCAGTTCTAACCTATCCAGCACAGAAGTTCTAAAAGGTAATCTTTTACTAATAAATGCGGCTATCCTGTAGGTAAAAAAATGTTTATTATCAAAGAAAATACTCGATATTATTACTTTCTTTTTTAAACTTCTGGCAGCACTCACAAGAGGAAAGAGAATGTATTCTGATCCAAAAAAATGAATTATGTCATAATCATTAAGTCTTGTATTTACAACGTCAAATATTTCTATCTCTAATTTGAATAACTTTTCAAGATACTTCTTTGTTTTTAACATCTGTATTTCTCCACCACCCAAATTTTGAAAAGCCAACGGTGGAGTGACAAACAATATTTTCACAGCTTTGCACCATCCCCCAAACTATAAAATAATTCAATATATTTTTCTATTACTTGCTCATTGTCAAATTTTGAAGCTAACTCATTGCAACTTTTTTTTAATTCAGCATATTCCTTGCTATTGGTATACAAATTCATTATCTTTTTCTTAAGCTGTGTGCAATCCAAAGGATTAAACTTAAGTTCATCTACGTTTATCAGCTCTTTCAAAGATGATGTATCTGACACAAGTACCAGCGCCCCGTTTTTGAGTGCTTCAACAACAGGCAACCCAAAGCCTTCATAAAAAGAAGGGAACACAAAGACAAAACAGTTTTTCATCAGTAAGTTTTTTTCCACATCATTTATATAATCTAAATATTTTAGACAGCCTTTTTTAGAAAGCTCTTTTATGCTTTGAATAACCTTACCACTTTTCCAGCCCATTTTGCCTGCCAGGACAGTTTTCATGCCTGTTTTAGCATAAATCTCTTCACATATTTTAAGCAAAATCTCTACATTTTTTCGCGGCTCAATAGTACCCACGTATAAAATGTATTTATTTTTCTCAAGATCATATTTTGATAAGTATTCAATCTCATCAATATCATCAACATCACAAACAATCACAGGATTATAAATAACACATATCTTTTCGGGTTCAATATTAAAATATCTTAGTATATCCTCTTTTGTCGAATTAGAAACAGCAACAATACTATCAGCACTTTTAATTGAATAAGGTATGAATATCCTGTTAATAAAATAGTTCAATTTTTCCATAGTCTGTGGGTATTTATAACATACCAAATCATGAACTGTTAAAACCTTTTTTACACTTTTGCTCCTTATAATCGGCAAAACATTCTGGGTACCCCAGAACATATCAATTTTATATTTCTTTATTAAATAATATACTCTCCACATATACCATAAAGTGCCTTTGAGAGTTTTATAATTATTATCAATAATGGTTATTACATTTGGATAATCAAAATCCAAGTATACTTCTCTGTCAGAGAAAAGGAAAAAGTTTATGTTGCTGCATTTTGCAGGCAATTCTTTCAGTAAGTTGTAAAGATAAAAACCTATTCCTGTTTTAATTTTATTTAAGGGTCTTGCATCTATACCAATATTCATATCTATCCCTTTCTTCCGTAATCTATTACAAAATAATAATACGGCAAAAACAATACCAGCCAAAACTGGTAAAACAGAAGATTATTAAACCAGCTTATTACAAAGTATGTAACAAGTAAAGAGCAAAAATTTATAAAATGCAGTCTAATATCTGACTCATCATATCTTACATTTTTGTATACACTGTATATCTTTTTAAACAGCCATATCAAGAAAAAAGCGGTCCCTGCTAAGCCACAGTACAAAATTAAATTCAAAAAAGAAGAATCAAAGCCAATAAACGGCAAACCATATTTTACATTCAAAAAGCCAAAGCCGTCTCCTATCAATAACTTAATCGGATTGCTGCAAATAAAATTTTTTGCATTACTCCAGCTTTGCATTCGTGCTTGAGCAGAATTATCTACCGGAATACTTTTTATTCGTTCAAAGATTTTGTAAAAATCTTTATCCAATAGCGTTGTAAATAGCAAAACGCTATCTACCAATATAAGCTTTTTAAAAAGCACAATCTTTTTCTTAATAAAACTCCAGCTCCCAACCAGAAGAGTATTGATAAGTACCACCAGAAATAAACCCAAAATTGAACTTCGAGATATAGTCTTTAACAATGTAATATTGAAAAAAATTAATAAAATGATTTTCTGTATAAATCTTTTTCTGTCCTGCAAACTCTGTCTGAGAAAACTTATCATTGCAATGCCAATAAACATAACCAGTATATTGCCAAAAAAATTTGGATCAAAAATATTGCCAATTAACCTAAACTTATGAGGATCAAGGTTAAGATAAATTCCCTTTTTTTCAAAGAATTTATTTAATCTTTCTGTGTCCGGCTCAATAAAGTAGATAATCCATCCAATTATACAGAGTAAAAACCCAATCTTAACATAGAACCCTTCTATTCTATTAATATTTCTCTGGAAATTTAAAAACAAATAAATCATGAATGCAAAATAAACCAGAGAAAAAAATCTCAGATAATAAAGCACCGGTAATATGTTGAACCCGTAAATTATGTAATTGACCAGAATAGAAAGTAACATTAAACTTAGCAGTACTTCAATTGAGTCCAAATGGTTCAAGTTCATTTTTTTGAACAAATATATGTTTTTTTTGAGAAGAATCAATTCATAAAAGCAAAATATTGCAATAAAAACCAATATACCAACTTCTATCAAAGATATTGTACGAGGGAAAAAGGGTAACTTTATTATTCTTGAAAAATTGCCTGTTAATATATAGAATAAATATAATATAACACCTGCCGAGCTAAATATGATTTTTATTTTACCTTCGTACCACAATTCTTCTGTTAATTGTTGCAATATTATCAACCCCCACAATTGCTAAAAATATAACATCAAATAGCTTATGAAAATATAAAGTCAAATATTTTTCTGCTCAATACCTGCCAGCTAAATCTGGAAACATATTGCTTAACAACTTCAAACTCATGATTTTGCCCATTGAGCTTTTTAACCACCTCAAAGACATTCTCTTCAGGAGATTTATATACATCTATATAAATCGCATATTCACCTAAAACCTCCGGTAAAGACGCACATTTCGAAGCTATAACCTTTGCACCGCATGCTAATGCCTCCAAAGGTGGCAATCCAAAGCCCTCATACAAGGACGGATATAAAAATGCTTCGCATCTGTTATATAAAAAACAGAGTAAACTGTCATCAAGCTTTTCCAATCTAACAATCTCTTTGTCACTTTCATTATCCCACACATTCGACACAAATTTATGTGCTGGATAAAACCTTTTCAAACTCCTGTAAAGCTCATAAGCATACGAAAAATTCTTGTGCCTCTTGTTATTTCCTATAAATAAGAAAAATTTCTCAGGCAGATAAGAGTACATACTTTTAAAGTGTTCAATTTCTTCACTTCCCAGCTTTCTAAAAGTGTTCATATCAATTCCGGGATATATTACCTTTATTTTATTTGAATTGCCATAGTATTTAATTATCTTTTCTTTTGAATAGTTCGAAACAGTAAATACAAAAACAGCTGTGTTAATATAGTGCTTTACTAACGTTGAATAATATATCCTGTTTTTTAAACTTGAGTAAAAGTCAAGGTGCATCAGGTCATGAATAGTTATAAACTTTTTAATTCTTTTATCCTCTATTGGCGGCGAAGAAAATGAAGGTGAAAAATAAGCCATCTGTTCTTTTGTCTCTTTTTGAATCTTCCTCAAAACATTTGGAATTTCTATATTCTCCAATGGATGCAAAAAAGGCGATCTAATTTTCACAATTTCCCTTACTTCTTGATTGAATGCCCTGTGCAATACATTGAAGTTTCTGGTATCAGAGAGAAGTATCAGATGCTGCTTGATGTTTCCGGGTGCATTTCTAATAATCTCATATGTATACCTGCTTATACCATGATTTTTTTCCAAATTAATACTCCGGCAGTCAACAACACATAGCATTAAGTTTCCCCCCATATCATAAATTTACTTTTTTGTTGCATTATATAAGTTTTTTAAATCACATTTTCTTTTTGACTTCATTTACTATTTGCAAAGTTCTATCTGTGATCGAAAATTTACGAGAATTAGGATCTTCCCTGATAATATCAGGCATTCTTTCCCTCTCCCTTTTCACTCTCTCAACCTCCTGGGGAATCCTCAGCACAACTTCATAGTATTTTTTCGCCTTTTCCTTATCACCTTTTCCCAGGTAATAATCTCCAACCTTTGCATATGCATCTGCTTTTACTTCATAGTTTGCTGGCAAAAGTGGCTGAAGCTTTATGCCCTCTTCTATTTGCTTCAAGCCCTCGTCTATCGCACCGTGAGCGAGCAGATATACAGCGTACCTGAACCTTATCTTTGCACTGAACCTGTCATTTTCTATTGCCTGCTTGAAGTAGTCATTTGCCTTTGCAATCAAATTTGCATCTCTGTTCTGATCACCAATCTTGTAAAGCACCGTCGCATAGTCGCTCAGAGCAGAAGAAGAAAGTGAGTCATACTCCACTGCCTTTGATAAAAATGAATATGCAGCACTCAGGTTATTCATCTGCAGCGCCTGCTGACCGAGGTTTGCATTGTAGTTTCCTATTCTGAAGTTTATTGAAATAATCATCACAAAAAGATAGAACGCCAAAAGCGCTGGTGCCAGCAACTTTGTTCTTCTCTGGACAATTAACTTCTCATCCTCTTTGGTTTTTTGAAGCACCTCAGAGACAATTGCAAACAAAACACCCAGACTTGCAAAAAGCAGAACCTGAACAGATGCAAGTGAAAAGTCAAAGTCCAGGATTGAATGAAGATAAAGCTGCAAAGCCCCTGCAAATATGCCCGCAATTAATATATTCTTCTCCCTATCCTTTTTACTCCATGCTTTCAGAGCGGTTGAAAAGATCATGTACAAAAACACCATTAAAATTGCAAAGCCAAAAAGCCCTGTGTCAAGCAGCACCTGCAAAAAGTAGTTATGTGACTGTGTTGTGAAATAAAGGTAAGACTGATACATAAAGTAAAGCGATACCCACGTGCCGCCACCATAGCCAAAGATAGGGCTTCTTAAGAAAATTTTTAGCCCGTCTTTGTAAAATACAAGCCTTTCCACAAAATTTCTATCTCTAAAGTTAATAGACATCACCCTATCAACAATTGACGAAGGAAGAAGATGCATATTTATAGCAATTACAAATCCTATTACACCAAGTGCAGCAACCGTAAGTGCCGAAATTATGTAAACCTCATCTTTGAGCGCATAAAGTCTATTTTCAACAAAGCCAAATGCATACACAGCTGCCCACACAATGGCAAACTGGAAAAGCAAAATCACCCACAGTTTCTCTTTTCCATTTGGATTTAGCTGAGCCCCCACCCTGTTTAAAAATGCCAAAACAACTGCAGCCACTATTGCAAGGTTGAAAACAATAGATATTCTCTTTTCTCTTGGCAAAAGTAAAAAGAATGCTAAGAGTGCAAGCAGTAATGTCACATAGCAGCCTCTTGAGTATGTAAAGAAAAAGGCTGTCAGAATAAACGAAGACGCAGCAAAATAAAACGCTTTTAGAAATCTATTTTCAGTGTACAGCCCGAGCATAAGCGAAATTATAAACCCAAAGGCAAGCACAGTGCCCGCTGTGTTGTGGTACTGCAAGGTTGAGTTTATCATGTTCCCTGCCCACAGCCCATTCATTGGCATACCCAGAGGTCGGGCAGTCTCAGGTATCAATCCCACCGCCGCCTGATACCCGAAAAATGCAACACCCACTGTTGAGATAAAAAGAGCATTCAGGATGGTTAGCCTTTCAAATTTGTCTGTTGCAAGCCTTATCGCCATTGCAAAGATTGCAAAGTAGAACGCATATTTTAAAAACTCACCTATCGCAAGCCTTCTGTTTGCTGCAAAGAAAAACGGCACAATATATGCCACCATAAAAAGCAAAAGGATATATTCAAGCTTGTATTTGATTTCAAACCCATTTTTTGTTGCATAAAGGTAGATTGCAAACAGGATGAAGATTGCAGAGGCTACTGCCTGAAAGACCGTCAGCTCATAGTCAAAGTAAAGCCCTCTGTAGTAAGGTGTCATTAGCACAAGGAGTGAAAAGGCAAAGAGAAAAACATACTTTATGGGATAAAGATTTAAAACTTCCTGCCTATCTGTAAAAGAAGAAGTTTGCTTTTTATTTTTTGCCATTGCGTTTTCTCCTTTTTTGCAAGTTTAGTTTTTATAAGCTCTATATTTTTAAAATAATTTTAACCCCTATGTGAAAGTACAATTACTTTTTGAGCCTCAGGAAGCTTATTTATCTCAAGCTCAAAAGAGTTTGCATACTCTACATTTTCAAAAAGTTTTGTAAATTCTTCAAGTCTGCCCAAATCAAATTTAAGCTTTTCTGTTTTATAGTGCATAGGGATTATAATCTTTGGATTTATAGCCTTTGCAACGTTGTAAGCTGCTTTTGCGTCAATTGTATAAACTCCACCAACAGGGATAAGCAGAATATCCACCCTGCCAATTCTGTCAAGATGATCTTTTTCAAGCTCATGCCCCAAATCGCCAAGGTGTGCAACCGAAAACTCATCTTCTATCACAAACACAATGTTTTCTCCTCTTTTTTGCCCACCTTCACTGTCATGAAATGTCTTTATGCCTTTTATCTTTACACCTTTTAAATTGTATTCCTGAGGCTTGTCCAAGACAGTAAAATCTCCTTTTAAAGCCCCAGTATAGCCGTGGTCAAAGTGTTTATGAGATGTCAAAACAATATCAGGTGAAAGTTCAAACACTTCATATCCCACAGAAGAATCGTACGGGTCTGTTAAAATCATGACTTTATTTTTTGTCTCTATCAAAAAGCTTGCATGCGCAAGATAGGTTATTTTCATTATCCAGTTTTCCCCCTTTTCTTTTACTATCAACATTATTATATACCAATTTAAAGAAATGTTAATTAAAAATTTGTGAAAATCTTTTGCTTACACCTGTTTACAAAAAAGAGGTTATCTGTTATGATTTAAATTAGCTCTTTTTGATACAAAGCAAAAGGGGAGTTGTAAGATGGGGCTTGGTTTTCTGGTTGATACACTTAAAAAAGAAAAAAGACTCATTTTGATTTGTCTTTTAATATTTCTTCTTTTTTTGACTCTGGGAATTGTTACAGGTGCATACTTTTCTGATTTGCTTGAAAAGCTCACAGATACCTATCTCAAAAAGATGTTTGGCGAAATTTTAAAAAACGCCAATAGCAAATTTGACCTTTTTCTTGCCATTCTTAAAAACAATATGAAAGTATATATAATAGTGCTTGTGGCAGGGACTCTCACATTCGGTCTTGTTTCTCTTTTTGTGTTGATGACAAACGGAGCAGTTGTTGGAGCTGTGGCAGCACTTTCTGCCAAGAAGACTTCAATCGCCAAGACACTGCTTTTGCTTTTGCCACACGGTGTGATTGAAATCTTTGCGTTTTTGATTGGCACAGCAGCTTCTGCAATCTTTCTTGAAAATCTTATTAACGAAAAGCAAAGAGAAAACACAAAGGTTTTGCTGAAAAGATTTCTGGCTTTGAGCTTACTTGGTGCAATTTTGATTGTAATAGCTGCGTTCATTGAAGCTTATGTCACATTAAGCTTTGCTGCTTAAAAGCTCCATCAATTCCAAAAACAAAAAGGGACTGATAAATAAACTTTTCAGTCCCTTTTTAGCTGGTATCTTGCAGTTTTTTCGCTACTTTCCACCAAGTGTTGCTGCTGTTTCCTTTAACTGCTTGCGAATCTGAATCTTTTGCGGGCACTTTTCTTCGCAAATCCCACATTCAATACACTCTTCTGCTTTCTTGCCTGAAAGCCACTGCACAGTGCCAATTCTCTGATATTCACTCTTGGCAAACTCAACAAGCCCATAAACTCTGTAATAGTTCATTATCTGGAAGTTAAGAGGAATATTTACCCCCTGCGGACATGGCATACAGTAATTACAGCCTGTGCAGTAAAGGTCTGCAAGCTTTTTATTCTCCTCCATGGCTTTTTTAATTCTTTCTATCTCCTCAGGACTCAGCGGATCTGGATTTGAAGCAACTTTGCAGTTTTCCTCAACCATTTCAATTGTGCTCATGCCAGAAAGCGCACAGGATACATTTGGATTTGCCAGAACAAACCTCAATGCTATCTCTGCAGAAGAACTTACTTTACCTGGAAGCAGGCTCTGAATAACCGGTGATGGACTGCCAAGCCTGCCACCACCCACAGGTCCCATCACAACAACGCCAAGCCCTTTCCCTGCCGCATAAGCCATCGCCTCTTCATTGCTCCTGTCAAGAAGGTTGTACTGGCACAGCACACTCTCAAATACCTCTCCCCGGTCAATTATTTTTATCATATTCTCCGGCCTGTCATGAAAAGAAAAAGAAATATGTCCAATCATTCCCTCTTCCTTTGCCCTTTTTGCAGCATCCAAAGGTCCACCCTTTTTGATTATCCTTTCTTTAAATGTTTCATAGTTTATTCCCCACATATGATAAAAGTCTATCCTGTCAATATCAAGCTTTTTTAACGAATTTTCAAGCCTCTTTAAGAAATTATCCCCCGAGTCATCCTCAATAGGATTTTTTGTAGAAACGTAAACCCTATCTCTAAAACCCTTCAATGCCTTGCCAACTATAACCTCGCTCTGAGAGTCACAGTAATATGGTGCTGTGTCTATGTAGTTAACTCCAAGCTCAAAAGCCCTGTGAATAATCCTTATACTTTCATCTTCGTCATATACCAGTTTGCCGTTTATCTCTTTTTGAGGAAGCCTCATGGCTCCAAATCCAAGCGCTGAAATCAAAACCCCTGTGTTCCCAAACTTTCGATAAAGCATGCCTTTAAAGTCCCCTTTCATTTTTTTGTGTAATCGTTTACTTTTTTAATTTTATAATTTTTCAAAGTATTTTGCAAGACATTAGTATTGATAGGGTGGTTTCAAGAGTTTGTAGAAAAAATCTTTATTAATATCCCTGAGTTATAGAAATCACAAAAACTCAAATGCTTTTAGAGTTCTTTTTTTATCTGGTTTGTTTTACCAATATGAGGGATCTTTTTGCCATCCAAAGTCCTATAAATATTTTACAC
The Caldicellulosiruptor morganii DNA segment above includes these coding regions:
- a CDS encoding undecaprenyl-phosphate glucose phosphotransferase; this translates as MHNLLRVYAKVAKTIDVAVILFSFALSWFIKFSSGLFNKPASLDLQTYLLIVALHIPLYLFFLKVFEKESKRGNLDLFSDITRILQSNIFALLIVVMIFYTLKLIDFSRIFLFIFLVLNFLMSVLQRLILRKILFSPKSKIISKEKVLFVGQNEISKTLSQIFEKNNYHIIGFVVNESDLKNDGVIGKIEDLECIVSNNHVDEIIIVLPLNQEREINYIVDICEKYGIRTYLVPDYFKFIPSKAEIEKIEGIPLINIRYSPLDEWTNRFIKRSFDIAVSLIGLILCLPLFVIIATLIKLTSEGPVFFTQERVGYNRRIFRMHKFRTMYVQDPNEEKVKWTTKDDPRRTPIGRILRKLSLDELPQLWDVLVGNMSLVGPRPERPYFVEKFKEEIPKYMIKHRVRPGITGWAQIHGLRGDTSIEERIKYDIWYIENWSFWLDIKIILATIFGGKFMENAY
- a CDS encoding glycosyltransferase, encoding MKVAIVHEWLTTMGGSEKVILELKKLFPDAPIFTLVYNQKRLGKYFNNYTIITSNLQKNPLAQIKHQLFFKYMPRAFESFDLSDFDLVISSSSAFAKGVITSPSCIHICYCHTPPRYIWDLTHEYLKDYNIIIKKYLERNFHYLRIWDTVAANRVDYFVANSNYVANRIKKFYKRDCKVIYPPVDTEYFTPANDENIEDYYLIVSRLVPYKKIDLAVEAFNKISKRLVIVGDGPEYKKLKSIAKPNIEFLGYQPDEIVRDLYRRCKALIFPGIEDFGIVPVEVQACGRPVIALKKGGALETIEDGKTGVFFERQDAESLIEAVYKFEKDVDKFDRNYIRIHAEKFGAERFRSEFNDFISRIINQ
- a CDS encoding glycosyltransferase family 4 protein; this translates as MKILFVTPPLAFQNLGGGEIQMLKTKKYLEKLFKLEIEIFDVVNTRLNDYDIIHFFGSEYILFPLVSAARSLKKKVIISSIFFDNKHFFTYRIAAFISKRLPFRTSVLDRLELLKLADFVLPNSYAEAEYLRKAFGVLPEKIHVIPNGIDVEEINNCLNAITQEDEEVFKKEYNIDALYFLYVARFDRRKNQLNLIKAFNKLIKLENNVKLVLIGSPNPDSTEYYNQCKKEALKSGGRIIFIPALKHDDKKLWIAYKCAFAHIMPGLFETPGLASLEAAFCGCRLIVTTGGATREYFKDYALYINPDNIDDIKEKMLVILKDKKTNELQKKLEMLKQEILRVYNWERIAENTYKIYEMSGGLQ
- a CDS encoding glycosyltransferase family 4 protein — encoded protein: MNIGIDARPLNKIKTGIGFYLYNLLKELPAKCSNINFFLFSDREVYLDFDYPNVITIIDNNYKTLKGTLWYMWRVYYLIKKYKIDMFWGTQNVLPIIRSKSVKKVLTVHDLVCYKYPQTMEKLNYFINRIFIPYSIKSADSIVAVSNSTKEDILRYFNIEPEKICVIYNPVIVCDVDDIDEIEYLSKYDLEKNKYILYVGTIEPRKNVEILLKICEEIYAKTGMKTVLAGKMGWKSGKVIQSIKELSKKGCLKYLDYINDVEKNLLMKNCFVFVFPSFYEGFGLPVVEALKNGALVLVSDTSSLKELINVDELKFNPLDCTQLKKKIMNLYTNSKEYAELKKSCNELASKFDNEQVIEKYIELFYSLGDGAKL
- a CDS encoding glycosyltransferase family 4 protein — protein: MLCVVDCRSINLEKNHGISRYTYEIIRNAPGNIKQHLILLSDTRNFNVLHRAFNQEVREIVKIRSPFLHPLENIEIPNVLRKIQKETKEQMAYFSPSFSSPPIEDKRIKKFITIHDLMHLDFYSSLKNRIYYSTLVKHYINTAVFVFTVSNYSKEKIIKYYGNSNKIKVIYPGIDMNTFRKLGSEEIEHFKSMYSYLPEKFFLFIGNNKRHKNFSYAYELYRSLKRFYPAHKFVSNVWDNESDKEIVRLEKLDDSLLCFLYNRCEAFLYPSLYEGFGLPPLEALACGAKVIASKCASLPEVLGEYAIYIDVYKSPEENVFEVVKKLNGQNHEFEVVKQYVSRFSWQVLSRKIFDFIFS
- a CDS encoding O-antigen ligase family protein; the encoded protein is MAKNKKQTSSFTDRQEVLNLYPIKYVFLFAFSLLVLMTPYYRGLYFDYELTVFQAVASAIFILFAIYLYATKNGFEIKYKLEYILLLFMVAYIVPFFFAANRRLAIGEFLKYAFYFAIFAMAIRLATDKFERLTILNALFISTVGVAFFGYQAAVGLIPETARPLGMPMNGLWAGNMINSTLQYHNTAGTVLAFGFIISLMLGLYTENRFLKAFYFAASSFILTAFFFTYSRGCYVTLLLALLAFFLLLPREKRISIVFNLAIVAAVVLAFLNRVGAQLNPNGKEKLWVILLFQFAIVWAAVYAFGFVENRLYALKDEVYIISALTVAALGVIGFVIAINMHLLPSSIVDRVMSINFRDRNFVERLVFYKDGLKIFLRSPIFGYGGGTWVSLYFMYQSYLYFTTQSHNYFLQVLLDTGLFGFAILMVFLYMIFSTALKAWSKKDREKNILIAGIFAGALQLYLHSILDFDFSLASVQVLLFASLGVLFAIVSEVLQKTKEDEKLIVQRRTKLLAPALLAFYLFVMIISINFRIGNYNANLGQQALQMNNLSAAYSFLSKAVEYDSLSSSALSDYATVLYKIGDQNRDANLIAKANDYFKQAIENDRFSAKIRFRYAVYLLAHGAIDEGLKQIEEGIKLQPLLPANYEVKADAYAKVGDYYLGKGDKEKAKKYYEVVLRIPQEVERVKRERERMPDIIREDPNSRKFSITDRTLQIVNEVKKKM
- a CDS encoding MBL fold metallo-hydrolase; translated protein: MKITYLAHASFLIETKNKVMILTDPYDSSVGYEVFELSPDIVLTSHKHFDHGYTGALKGDFTVLDKPQEYNLKGVKIKGIKTFHDSEGGQKRGENIVFVIEDEFSVAHLGDLGHELEKDHLDRIGRVDILLIPVGGVYTIDAKAAYNVAKAINPKIIIPMHYKTEKLKFDLGRLEEFTKLFENVEYANSFELEINKLPEAQKVIVLSHRG
- a CDS encoding stage II sporulation protein M → MGLGFLVDTLKKEKRLILICLLIFLLFLTLGIVTGAYFSDLLEKLTDTYLKKMFGEILKNANSKFDLFLAILKNNMKVYIIVLVAGTLTFGLVSLFVLMTNGAVVGAVAALSAKKTSIAKTLLLLLPHGVIEIFAFLIGTAASAIFLENLINEKQRENTKVLLKRFLALSLLGAILIVIAAFIEAYVTLSFAA
- a CDS encoding aldo/keto reductase encodes the protein MLYRKFGNTGVLISALGFGAMRLPQKEINGKLVYDEDESIRIIHRAFELGVNYIDTAPYYCDSQSEVIVGKALKGFRDRVYVSTKNPIEDDSGDNFLKRLENSLKKLDIDRIDFYHMWGINYETFKERIIKKGGPLDAAKRAKEEGMIGHISFSFHDRPENMIKIIDRGEVFESVLCQYNLLDRSNEEAMAYAAGKGLGVVVMGPVGGGRLGSPSPVIQSLLPGKVSSSAEIALRFVLANPNVSCALSGMSTIEMVEENCKVASNPDPLSPEEIERIKKAMEENKKLADLYCTGCNYCMPCPQGVNIPLNFQIMNYYRVYGLVEFAKSEYQRIGTVQWLSGKKAEECIECGICEEKCPQKIQIRKQLKETAATLGGK